One Cytobacillus luteolus genomic window carries:
- the galU gene encoding UTP--glucose-1-phosphate uridylyltransferase GalU — protein sequence MKKVRKAVIPAAGLGTRFLPATKAQPKEMLPIVDKPTIQFIIEEAVKSGIEDIIIVTGRNKRAIEDHFDKSVELELLLEKTGKKEMLEVVESISNMVDIHYVRQKEPLGLGHAVLCAKKFIGNEPFAVLLGDDIIDSEVPALKQMIDQYNEVGSSILGVHEVPRSEVNKYGIVDYSEQQDELFKVNSLVEKPDVEAAPSTQAIIGRYVLTPEIFDLLEKGQPDKKGEIQLTDAIDALLKEQSIYSYVIKGNRYDVGDKFGFLQASIDFALKRDDLKDKLEQYLKQILK from the coding sequence ATGAAAAAGGTAAGAAAAGCAGTCATACCTGCAGCAGGTCTTGGAACACGTTTTTTACCTGCCACAAAAGCACAACCAAAAGAAATGCTTCCAATTGTTGATAAACCAACTATTCAATTTATCATTGAAGAAGCGGTTAAGTCTGGAATCGAAGATATTATCATTGTGACTGGACGTAATAAAAGGGCGATAGAAGACCACTTTGATAAATCAGTAGAGCTTGAACTTTTACTTGAAAAGACAGGGAAAAAAGAAATGCTTGAAGTGGTTGAATCCATCTCTAATATGGTCGACATTCATTATGTTCGTCAGAAAGAGCCTCTAGGACTTGGTCATGCAGTACTATGTGCGAAAAAGTTTATCGGTAATGAACCTTTTGCCGTTTTACTAGGAGACGACATTATCGATAGTGAGGTACCTGCACTAAAGCAAATGATTGATCAATATAACGAAGTAGGGTCAAGTATTTTAGGTGTACATGAAGTTCCTCGTTCTGAAGTAAATAAATACGGAATTGTAGACTATTCAGAACAACAAGATGAACTGTTTAAAGTAAACAGTCTTGTAGAAAAACCGGATGTAGAAGCAGCACCTTCTACTCAAGCGATTATTGGTCGATATGTGTTAACACCAGAAATATTTGATTTGTTAGAGAAGGGTCAGCCTGATAAAAAAGGTGAAATACAGCTAACGGATGCGATCGATGCTCTATTAAAAGAACAATCGATCTACTCTTATGTAATTAAAGGTAACCGTTATGACGTTGGTGATAAGTTCGGCTTTTTACAAGCATCCATTGATTTCGCGCTTAAACGCGATGATTTAAAAGATAAACTAGAACAATATTTAAAACAAATTCTGAAATAG
- a CDS encoding SH3 domain-containing protein, with protein sequence MKKLLVSTILATSTFLPLFVQANETNAQVNYPIELKAINKLTVHKGATTAYAKVREISAGQKVTVIDEFTNAFGERWYRLDLGSIKGWAESSNIEKKETISSDQQLIQVTNALVRKGATTSYPIVSTLKQGAKVTVIDEFTNSTGQKWLRIDLGSVKGWTEASNLVTQQTTNQKQIQVGNAPVHKGATTSYPIVSFLKQDQQVSIIDEFTNASGDLWYRVDLGSVKGWVHSTAFVKNALSENVSVPEEETIEPTDPPITEENPAQEKIPEPTVKAVPNGTIMYSTSLSESVRKGASHTYASVSTLTLGQKVTVVDHFIDPNSVLWYRVEYTLGKMGWVKEEILQQKAIVNKTFYISVDVANVRKGPALTESKLTTLRKGTALKVIDQSIDTNRQIWYKFLSEDNTQAWVHESVVTDKVVPVQRLMAIGTRHAKLYKGATLQYSTIENLTYFSKVTVLQEFINASNQRWLRVKTPSGKIGWIPSWEAIISVQDYKYVYPFNDGSIRKGAADSYAVAGTFRAGDELIRLWQHGNWLNVETKDGKRGWVKQSDTSPTSIKKLLSPSFELINGESHLIWKKPNGFSFPYKMLSNNRLELAGLTQIDIPNTLIPGITRYELNKISPTNHSLIIHFQPGYTFTIRNHADSLSLKVMEVGLVGKKILIDAGHGGSDPGAIGRSGLYEKVVTLDTALLLKAELEKAGAIVQLTRSDDKFLTLQDRTLLSNLSDYDAFISLHTDSFTNRDAKGTTTFYNTSLNFNSTKSYQLGQTVQKHLIANLGTSNRGVKNQEFYVNKRNELPSILIELAFLSNPTEEALLKTTEFRYKAALAIKNALEEYFSTF encoded by the coding sequence GTGAAAAAACTTCTCGTTTCGACAATCCTTGCCACTAGCACATTCTTACCTTTATTTGTTCAGGCAAATGAAACAAATGCACAAGTAAACTACCCGATTGAACTAAAGGCTATCAATAAGCTAACTGTTCATAAAGGTGCTACCACTGCTTATGCGAAAGTACGTGAAATCTCTGCAGGACAAAAAGTAACAGTAATTGACGAATTCACCAATGCCTTTGGTGAAAGATGGTATCGACTCGATCTTGGTTCAATAAAAGGATGGGCTGAATCTTCTAATATCGAAAAAAAGGAAACTATTTCTAGTGATCAACAACTAATACAAGTTACAAACGCTTTAGTAAGAAAAGGTGCTACTACATCTTACCCGATAGTTTCTACTTTAAAACAAGGTGCTAAAGTTACTGTCATTGATGAGTTTACCAATTCAACCGGTCAAAAATGGCTTCGAATCGACCTTGGCTCTGTTAAGGGGTGGACTGAAGCATCTAATCTAGTAACTCAACAAACGACTAATCAAAAACAAATACAGGTTGGGAATGCACCTGTTCATAAAGGTGCTACTACATCATATCCGATTGTATCCTTTTTAAAACAAGATCAACAGGTATCTATTATTGATGAATTTACAAATGCTTCAGGTGATTTATGGTATCGTGTTGACCTTGGTTCAGTAAAAGGCTGGGTTCACAGCACAGCATTTGTTAAAAATGCACTTTCAGAAAACGTATCAGTACCTGAAGAGGAAACAATTGAACCTACTGACCCTCCAATTACTGAAGAAAACCCTGCCCAGGAGAAGATTCCTGAACCTACTGTGAAAGCAGTTCCAAACGGGACAATCATGTACAGTACATCATTATCGGAGTCAGTGAGAAAAGGTGCTTCGCATACCTATGCATCAGTAAGTACCCTAACACTTGGTCAAAAAGTGACAGTTGTTGATCATTTTATTGATCCTAATTCAGTCCTATGGTACCGAGTCGAATACACCCTAGGGAAAATGGGTTGGGTTAAGGAAGAAATCCTACAACAAAAAGCAATAGTAAATAAAACATTTTATATTAGTGTGGATGTAGCAAACGTAAGAAAAGGACCTGCCTTAACAGAGTCCAAGTTGACAACTTTAAGAAAAGGAACTGCACTAAAAGTAATTGACCAAAGCATAGACACTAATCGCCAGATCTGGTACAAATTTTTATCTGAAGATAATACCCAAGCTTGGGTGCATGAATCTGTTGTTACTGACAAGGTTGTGCCAGTTCAACGTCTAATGGCTATTGGTACACGCCATGCGAAGTTATACAAGGGAGCAACTCTACAATATAGTACCATAGAAAATCTAACTTACTTTTCAAAAGTAACGGTGTTACAAGAGTTTATAAATGCCTCTAACCAAAGGTGGCTTAGAGTAAAGACTCCTTCCGGAAAAATAGGTTGGATTCCAAGTTGGGAAGCTATTATTTCAGTCCAAGATTATAAGTATGTTTATCCATTTAACGATGGATCGATTCGAAAGGGCGCTGCAGATAGCTATGCAGTTGCAGGAACGTTCAGAGCAGGAGATGAACTTATCCGTCTATGGCAGCATGGAAACTGGCTAAATGTCGAAACAAAGGATGGTAAACGAGGTTGGGTGAAACAAAGTGATACCTCTCCTACTTCAATTAAGAAACTACTATCACCTAGCTTCGAATTAATAAATGGTGAAAGCCATCTAATCTGGAAAAAACCTAATGGATTCAGTTTCCCATACAAAATGTTATCTAATAACAGGTTGGAACTAGCTGGACTAACACAGATTGATATACCTAACACCCTAATTCCGGGTATCACTAGATATGAATTAAATAAAATTAGTCCTACTAACCATTCACTAATCATTCATTTTCAACCTGGATACACATTTACTATTAGAAATCACGCAGACTCCTTATCCTTAAAGGTGATGGAAGTTGGCTTGGTTGGTAAGAAGATTCTCATTGATGCTGGCCATGGTGGATCTGACCCAGGAGCGATTGGTCGTTCTGGGTTATATGAAAAAGTAGTGACACTGGATACCGCACTATTACTAAAAGCAGAATTAGAAAAAGCAGGTGCTATCGTTCAACTCACTAGAAGTGATGATAAATTCTTAACACTTCAAGATAGAACTCTACTTTCAAATCTATCAGACTATGATGCTTTTATTAGTTTACACACAGATTCATTTACAAATAGGGATGCAAAAGGAACAACAACTTTTTATAATACTTCATTAAATTTTAATAGCACTAAGAGTTATCAATTAGGACAAACAGTTCAAAAACATTTGATAGCGAACCTAGGCACATCTAATAGAGGGGTAAAAAATCAAGAATTTTACGTGAATAAAAGAAATGAACTTCCTAGTATTCTAATAGAATTAGCTTTTCTATCAAACCCAACGGAAGAAGCATTATTAAAAACGACTGAGTTTCGTTACAAAGCAGCATTGGCTATAAAAAATGCACTAGAAGAATATTTCTCTACTTTTTAA
- a CDS encoding SpoIID/LytB domain-containing protein, producing MNKLLFSVLTIALLLVLPGNSKAQNLVYPNPVTVLIFENSTGYTATLNGNYQLVNKQTGATTVLQSNPLGISKSGTNVVITNGQTVHTSANGFLIQEIIGKVAAFSQDTIVRKGATTSYEQLTVATAGTTATYNDIFINGSGETWYSVTLSNKMTGWVQSTTTSLIEANSLSLTTINGVRYRGSFDIRLKSDKIQAINVLDMEDYLKGVVPSEMPASWHMEALKAQAIAARSFAQNSMILSNTATSQVYRGFTGEHPRTNEAIAATRGLLVKYNGRPIQTFFHSTSGGRTANVGDVWNSNQANFPYLVSVEDRFENSPHSVWSHTFSALTILKSFGFSESTILYDVITEQKGANGEVGGVTVKTSEGEKTIRGNESVIRKLFPLNDTRVYNQLLSNWFSIELSKEVRSFLVQTTSNLLNIDSVKGHVVQTTSGTQTISTDNMSVQTANGTISTTGGVESVKVNGKGWGHRIGMSQYGAKGYAENGWTAEQILTHYYKGTTVSK from the coding sequence ATGAACAAATTACTTTTCTCAGTGCTGACTATCGCTCTACTTCTCGTGTTACCTGGGAATTCAAAAGCACAAAATCTAGTTTACCCGAATCCTGTTACTGTATTAATCTTTGAAAATAGCACTGGTTACACAGCTACCCTTAATGGCAACTATCAGTTGGTTAATAAACAGACTGGAGCAACAACTGTTTTACAATCCAATCCATTAGGTATATCAAAGTCAGGTACCAATGTTGTCATTACAAATGGACAAACTGTTCACACTTCAGCTAACGGATTTTTAATACAAGAGATCATTGGGAAAGTAGCAGCATTTTCTCAAGACACGATTGTAAGAAAAGGTGCGACCACGAGTTATGAACAACTAACAGTTGCAACAGCTGGTACAACTGCTACTTACAACGACATTTTTATAAATGGCTCAGGAGAAACTTGGTACAGTGTTACACTATCAAACAAAATGACTGGTTGGGTACAAAGCACAACAACATCACTTATCGAAGCTAATTCTCTATCTCTTACTACAATCAACGGTGTACGATACCGTGGAAGTTTTGATATCAGATTAAAAAGCGATAAAATTCAAGCAATCAATGTGTTAGATATGGAAGATTATTTAAAAGGTGTTGTTCCTAGTGAAATGCCTGCTTCTTGGCATATGGAAGCTTTAAAGGCCCAAGCAATTGCAGCTAGAAGCTTTGCTCAAAATTCAATGATTTTATCAAACACAGCAACAAGCCAAGTATATCGTGGTTTTACGGGAGAACATCCTCGAACAAACGAAGCAATCGCTGCAACTAGAGGATTACTTGTAAAATATAATGGAAGGCCTATTCAAACCTTTTTCCATTCAACAAGTGGAGGAAGAACAGCAAACGTTGGAGACGTCTGGAATTCAAACCAAGCGAACTTCCCCTACTTAGTAAGTGTAGAAGATCGATTTGAAAACTCTCCACATAGTGTTTGGTCACATACCTTCTCTGCTTTAACGATTTTAAAATCCTTTGGCTTTTCAGAGTCAACGATTTTGTATGATGTAATCACTGAACAAAAAGGTGCGAATGGAGAAGTCGGTGGTGTAACTGTAAAAACAAGTGAAGGTGAAAAAACCATTCGTGGTAATGAAAGTGTTATAAGAAAGCTGTTTCCTCTGAATGACACACGTGTATACAATCAACTTCTATCAAATTGGTTTTCTATTGAACTAAGCAAAGAAGTGAGAAGTTTCTTAGTACAAACGACCTCTAACCTGCTAAATATAGATTCGGTTAAGGGACATGTTGTTCAAACTACTTCAGGTACCCAAACCATTTCTACTGATAATATGTCAGTTCAAACAGCAAACGGTACAATTTCAACTACTGGTGGCGTTGAATCAGTAAAGGTAAACGGAAAAGGTTGGGGTCATCGTATTGGAATGAGCCAATATGGTGCGAAAGGATACGCTGAAAATGGGTGGACTGCGGAACAAATACTAACTCATTATTATAAAGGTACAACCGTTTCAAAATAA
- a CDS encoding YigZ family protein, with protein MLTHYYTVKGYGEHEIIIEKSRFIAYINRATTEEEAQNFILEIKKKHRDANHNCSAYIIGEHDHIQKANDDGEPSGTAGVPILEVLKKKKLKDTVVVITRYFGGIKLGAGGLIRAYGKSTSEGLNATGIVERTLMRVIHTKIDYTWLGKVENELRSSVFKIKEIKYLDSVEVETYVEEGQKQQFIDWMIELTNGKSEIVEGEVTYLEEVVN; from the coding sequence GTGCTTACACATTATTATACAGTAAAAGGCTATGGGGAACATGAAATTATTATTGAAAAATCAAGATTTATTGCTTATATAAATCGTGCGACAACAGAGGAAGAAGCACAGAATTTTATTTTAGAAATTAAAAAGAAGCATAGGGACGCAAACCATAATTGCTCAGCTTATATTATCGGTGAACATGATCACATCCAAAAAGCAAATGATGATGGTGAACCTAGTGGTACGGCTGGCGTTCCTATTTTGGAAGTGCTGAAAAAAAAGAAGCTAAAAGACACAGTTGTAGTCATAACTCGCTATTTCGGTGGAATAAAATTAGGTGCAGGTGGATTAATTCGTGCGTATGGAAAGTCGACCTCAGAGGGGTTAAATGCTACAGGTATTGTTGAACGTACACTAATGAGAGTCATTCATACGAAGATAGATTATACGTGGCTAGGTAAAGTAGAAAACGAATTGAGATCGTCTGTATTTAAAATTAAAGAAATTAAGTATTTAGACTCAGTTGAAGTAGAAACCTATGTAGAAGAAGGACAAAAACAGCAGTTTATCGATTGGATGATTGAGCTCACAAATGGGAAAAGCGAGATAGTTGAGGGTGAGGTTACCTACCTAGAAGAAGTGGTAAATTAA
- a CDS encoding glycosyltransferase, protein MRVLLLAPSRSIHTHKWALFYKNQGIEVKVVTFADHYSEENAKEVETVVLPKLFPGKLSYISSLFALKKQLSTFKPDILHAHYVSSYGFVGALANYHPFYVSVWGRDIYQFPQQNPVNKQIVEFTLRKADVICSTSHVMAGETRKYINVPIEVTPFGVDLQKFKPIQGVNNDNETVTIGTVKALSDKYGIADLIKAFSLVHASNNNTKLLIVGDGPQRAEYEQMVEQLGLKEVTTFTGRVPNDEVPTYINKIDIFAVPSTENSESFGVAAVESMACGVPAVVSNVGGLPEVVIEGKTGFVVPKEDPEALAVKFITLIEDSDLRKRMGEAGIEHVKENYNWTDNANGMLELYGRTLKGV, encoded by the coding sequence ATGAGGGTATTATTACTAGCTCCTAGTAGATCAATTCATACACATAAATGGGCATTGTTTTATAAAAATCAAGGGATTGAAGTCAAAGTTGTAACATTTGCGGATCATTACTCAGAGGAAAATGCGAAAGAAGTCGAAACAGTGGTTTTACCAAAACTTTTTCCCGGGAAATTATCGTATATTTCGAGCTTATTTGCTCTAAAAAAACAGCTTTCGACATTCAAACCTGATATCCTTCATGCTCATTATGTGTCGAGTTATGGCTTCGTTGGTGCTTTAGCTAATTATCATCCATTTTACGTTTCGGTTTGGGGAAGAGACATTTATCAGTTTCCCCAACAAAACCCTGTTAATAAACAAATTGTTGAATTTACATTACGAAAAGCGGATGTTATTTGCTCAACAAGTCACGTGATGGCTGGTGAAACGAGAAAATATATTAATGTTCCGATAGAGGTTACTCCTTTTGGTGTGGACCTACAGAAGTTCAAACCGATCCAGGGTGTAAATAATGATAACGAAACGGTTACCATAGGAACGGTTAAGGCTTTATCTGATAAATATGGAATTGCTGACTTAATAAAAGCTTTTTCCCTTGTCCACGCTAGTAACAACAATACCAAGCTTTTAATCGTAGGAGATGGACCACAGCGTGCGGAATACGAACAGATGGTAGAACAATTGGGTCTTAAGGAAGTAACAACCTTTACAGGTAGAGTTCCTAATGATGAAGTGCCAACCTATATAAATAAAATCGACATTTTTGCAGTCCCTTCAACGGAAAATAGTGAGAGCTTTGGTGTAGCTGCTGTTGAATCTATGGCTTGTGGTGTGCCAGCAGTAGTTTCAAATGTCGGTGGATTACCTGAGGTTGTGATAGAAGGTAAAACAGGGTTTGTTGTACCTAAAGAGGATCCGGAGGCATTAGCCGTAAAATTCATTACCCTAATTGAGGATTCAGATTTACGAAAGCGTATGGGTGAAGCCGGAATCGAGCATGTTAAGGAAAACTACAATTGGACGGACAACGCAAATGGAATGTTAGAGTTATACGGACGAACTCTGAAAGGGGTATAA
- a CDS encoding SH3 domain-containing protein yields the protein MKKKHLFITGTLAVGIGIAAFVPSSITASNNVILASVDWVNSQINPMKSQITALETRINQQQQEINTLKQQIANGVGSGTYTPPVVTSPAPSAPSTSLPSTVYVSTASATLHSGATASYKVIATRTSGAALKVIDQHVSSNGTWYRIELSSTLKGWIFSGNVSSTKGDVAAKTPSQVVTVGEVHLRKGATTSYGVIETLKKGTTLKYISVFTNSAGESWYNVETATGKRGWIFGKLGEVR from the coding sequence ATGAAGAAAAAGCATTTATTTATCACTGGAACATTAGCAGTAGGAATTGGAATTGCCGCTTTTGTACCTAGTTCAATTACAGCTTCCAATAACGTTATTCTTGCGAGTGTTGATTGGGTGAACTCACAGATAAACCCTATGAAATCTCAAATTACGGCTCTTGAAACAAGAATCAACCAGCAACAACAAGAGATTAATACATTAAAACAACAAATTGCAAATGGAGTAGGAAGTGGAACATATACACCACCTGTAGTGACATCTCCTGCACCATCTGCGCCATCAACTTCACTGCCGTCAACAGTATATGTATCTACGGCTTCGGCAACACTTCACTCAGGAGCTACAGCTAGCTACAAAGTAATTGCTACAAGAACATCTGGTGCAGCGTTAAAGGTAATTGATCAACATGTATCATCCAACGGTACTTGGTATCGAATTGAACTTTCTTCGACCCTTAAAGGATGGATTTTCTCTGGAAATGTTTCTAGTACAAAAGGAGATGTTGCAGCAAAAACTCCTTCACAAGTTGTAACAGTTGGTGAAGTCCATCTTAGAAAAGGTGCTACTACTTCTTATGGGGTAATTGAAACATTAAAAAAGGGTACAACCTTAAAGTATATATCAGTCTTTACTAATAGTGCTGGTGAATCATGGTATAATGTGGAAACCGCAACAGGAAAACGTGGGTGGATCTTCGGAAAATTAGGCGAGGTGAGGTAA
- a CDS encoding sensor histidine kinase, whose product MSTKKIDSKMLDKILEKMVTTVNHSKSEVFKIGEQTRKQYTSLTEELKDIKDKVLEVIQEGDKLEVYARFARNRLSEVSGAFNKFSESEIREAYEKAHNLQMQLTIIREKEKQLRERRDELERRLLGLQETIQRAEHLVGQISVVLNYLTSDMRQVGEMLEDAKQKQDFGFKIIEAQEEERRRLSREIHDGPAQMLANVMMRSQLIDRVFREKGAEDGFKEIKDLRKMVHSALYEVRRIIYDLRPMALDDLGLIPTLKKYLSTIEEYNGGEPTISFKNLGPEKRLPSKFEVALFRLVQEAVSNALKHADAKEILVKVDLGKEHVTVIVKDNGKGFDPVEKPESSFGILGMKERVELLEGEITFDSKKGAGTIIMIQVPLKE is encoded by the coding sequence ATGTCCACCAAAAAAATTGATAGTAAAATGCTAGATAAAATTTTAGAAAAAATGGTAACAACGGTTAATCATAGTAAGAGTGAAGTCTTTAAAATAGGTGAACAAACGCGTAAACAATATACTTCATTAACTGAAGAGTTGAAGGATATAAAAGATAAGGTCCTCGAAGTGATTCAAGAAGGGGACAAGCTAGAGGTTTATGCTCGATTTGCCAGGAATCGCTTATCTGAAGTAAGTGGTGCATTTAATAAGTTTTCGGAATCTGAAATTCGTGAAGCCTATGAAAAAGCACATAATCTTCAAATGCAACTAACGATTATAAGAGAAAAAGAAAAGCAGCTTCGAGAGCGACGTGATGAGCTTGAACGTAGGTTACTTGGACTACAGGAAACAATCCAAAGAGCAGAGCATCTAGTTGGTCAAATCAGTGTGGTACTAAACTATCTGACAAGTGACATGCGACAAGTTGGTGAGATGCTAGAGGATGCGAAGCAAAAGCAGGACTTTGGCTTTAAAATCATTGAAGCTCAAGAAGAAGAGCGTCGCAGGCTATCGCGTGAAATTCATGATGGTCCAGCCCAAATGCTCGCTAACGTGATGATGAGATCACAATTGATTGATCGAGTGTTCCGTGAAAAAGGTGCTGAAGACGGTTTTAAAGAAATTAAAGACCTTAGAAAAATGGTCCATTCCGCGCTGTATGAGGTTCGACGAATCATTTATGACCTCCGTCCAATGGCACTGGATGATTTAGGTTTAATTCCTACCCTCAAAAAATACCTATCTACTATCGAAGAATATAACGGGGGCGAACCTACTATTTCTTTTAAGAATCTAGGTCCTGAAAAAAGATTACCCTCTAAGTTCGAGGTTGCATTATTCCGCTTGGTTCAAGAAGCTGTTAGTAACGCACTTAAGCATGCGGATGCTAAGGAAATACTGGTAAAGGTTGACCTAGGGAAAGAACATGTAACTGTTATCGTAAAAGACAATGGAAAAGGCTTTGATCCCGTAGAAAAGCCAGAAAGTTCTTTCGGAATTCTAGGTATGAAGGAACGTGTAGAGTTGTTAGAAGGGGAAATTACCTTCGACTCTAAAAAAGGTGCAGGCACCATTATTATGATACAAGTCCCATTGAAAGAGTAA
- a CDS encoding glycosyltransferase family 4 protein, producing MRVIYLCQHFPPETGAPQIRVYEVSKELLKRGHQIEVLTAFPHHPHGIIPEEYKGMCYKFEEYDGIPVHRSWIYPSPKGSFWKRLASYFSFTFSSFYSMWKAKPTDVIICNSPPLFLGITGYVAAKFKRAKFVFNIADIWPESAVELGILKNKTFIKLATWLEHFLYRKSWKIATATDGIKDYMIKHGKKEEDVFLLPNGVNTDFFVPMPKHEGLIKELGLEGKKVFTYAGALGYAQALDSILRTAALLKEEYPNVHFLFVGDGQEKDKLLKLKEELELSNVTFYGSVPVSRMPEIFSISDYSIVSLRNIELFKGARPSKIFPAISTGTPVLYCGDGESASILEEHNCGKIAPPENPEGIVNEIRKLVELSEEEYKQLSENGRKLAIAEYSWSSIVDDLLRNIEK from the coding sequence ATGAGAGTAATTTATCTATGTCAACACTTTCCGCCAGAAACGGGAGCACCACAAATACGTGTATATGAAGTAAGTAAAGAGCTTCTTAAACGAGGTCATCAAATTGAGGTGCTAACCGCGTTCCCACATCATCCCCATGGTATCATTCCAGAAGAATACAAAGGGATGTGTTACAAGTTCGAGGAGTACGATGGAATTCCTGTTCATCGATCATGGATCTATCCATCACCAAAGGGAAGCTTTTGGAAAAGGCTAGCCTCATATTTCTCATTTACTTTTAGTTCGTTCTATTCTATGTGGAAAGCCAAACCAACTGATGTAATTATCTGTAATTCTCCACCCCTGTTTTTGGGAATAACAGGCTATGTTGCAGCTAAGTTCAAACGTGCTAAGTTTGTTTTTAACATTGCAGACATCTGGCCTGAATCAGCAGTAGAGTTGGGAATCCTTAAAAATAAAACATTTATAAAACTGGCAACTTGGCTCGAGCACTTTTTATACCGAAAGTCTTGGAAAATTGCTACTGCGACAGACGGTATTAAAGATTATATGATTAAGCATGGCAAAAAGGAAGAAGATGTTTTCCTCTTACCAAATGGGGTAAATACTGACTTCTTTGTGCCAATGCCAAAGCATGAAGGACTTATTAAAGAGCTTGGGTTAGAAGGTAAGAAGGTATTTACTTATGCAGGTGCACTTGGATATGCTCAAGCACTTGATTCCATTTTACGAACGGCAGCTCTTTTAAAAGAAGAGTATCCAAATGTCCACTTTCTGTTTGTAGGAGATGGACAGGAAAAGGATAAGTTGTTGAAGCTAAAAGAAGAACTGGAGCTTTCGAATGTAACATTTTATGGCTCTGTTCCAGTTTCAAGAATGCCAGAGATCTTTTCGATTTCGGATTATAGTATTGTTTCTCTGCGAAATATCGAGCTTTTTAAAGGGGCGCGACCTTCGAAGATATTCCCTGCGATTTCTACAGGTACTCCTGTGTTGTATTGTGGGGATGGCGAGAGTGCTAGTATCCTGGAAGAACATAACTGCGGAAAGATTGCCCCGCCTGAAAACCCAGAGGGGATTGTGAATGAAATCCGCAAGTTAGTGGAGCTATCTGAAGAGGAATACAAGCAACTATCTGAAAATGGCCGGAAACTGGCTATAGCTGAATATTCGTGGTCGAGTATTGTGGATGATTTGTTACGGAATATTGAGAAGTGA
- a CDS encoding LCP family protein, protein MKDSRTRRRMNKRRRTSKTKKFFITSFIIMLVAAGTYAAYILYTANSIANKTYEEIDREKIPSHRTEKIKLKEDPVTILLIGLENQEGGKPRSDVLMLITINPKTKETYLVSIPRDTRTYIPELGKNDKITHSYYGGVSSTVGAVQELFDIPIDYYVTTNFQGFEDIVDSLNGITVDVPFTFKAQLTGSLAWKTYTEGEMELNGNEALAYVRMRKSDPRGDMGRNDRQKQVIKAIVDKGTSVGSITKVDDVLRDVGENVKTNLPTKDILSFVQLYNKMKSTEVQTLQLEGYDDYINSVYYFIPKEESIKNINTTLKAVLENDSTSSSIDTDEKNENVSIK, encoded by the coding sequence ATGAAAGATTCAAGAACCCGTAGAAGGATGAATAAAAGGAGAAGGACTAGTAAAACAAAGAAGTTCTTCATTACATCCTTTATTATTATGCTAGTTGCTGCCGGCACATATGCCGCATATATTTTATACACAGCAAATTCTATTGCGAATAAAACATATGAAGAAATAGATCGTGAGAAGATCCCAAGTCACCGCACTGAAAAGATTAAACTTAAAGAGGACCCTGTTACAATCCTTCTTATCGGACTCGAAAATCAGGAGGGTGGGAAACCACGTTCTGATGTTTTAATGTTGATAACCATTAATCCAAAAACAAAAGAAACATATCTAGTGAGTATCCCTCGTGATACTCGAACATATATACCTGAACTTGGGAAGAACGATAAAATAACTCACTCATATTACGGCGGGGTTAGTAGTACTGTAGGGGCTGTTCAAGAACTATTTGATATCCCAATTGATTACTATGTAACTACAAACTTTCAAGGTTTTGAAGACATTGTCGATTCTCTAAATGGAATTACAGTCGACGTTCCATTTACTTTTAAGGCTCAGTTAACAGGTTCACTTGCATGGAAAACGTATACCGAGGGTGAAATGGAACTAAATGGAAATGAAGCCCTTGCATATGTCAGAATGAGAAAATCAGATCCACGTGGTGACATGGGACGTAACGATAGACAAAAACAAGTAATTAAAGCAATTGTGGATAAAGGGACATCTGTTGGTTCAATTACTAAGGTTGACGATGTACTTCGTGATGTTGGCGAAAATGTTAAAACAAACTTACCAACGAAAGATATCTTATCATTTGTTCAACTTTATAACAAAATGAAGAGCACCGAAGTGCAAACTTTACAACTTGAAGGTTATGATGATTATATAAATAGCGTCTATTACTTCATTCCAAAAGAAGAGTCCATTAAGAATATTAATACTACTCTTAAGGCTGTACTTGAAAATGACAGTACAAGCTCAAGCATAGATACTGATGAAAAAAATGAAAATGTTTCAATTAAATAA